The proteins below are encoded in one region of Chloroflexota bacterium:
- the argJ gene encoding bifunctional glutamate N-acetyltransferase/amino-acid acetyltransferase ArgJ, whose translation MNSIFSPLPGGSLTSPQGFLAGAVSGGLKASGGPDLGLVFSPAQCQAAGLFTRNRIKATPVLLSRRHLARGKARAIVANAGCANACTGPQGLEDAQEMARLTAGKLGLEPEEVLVASTGVIGRRLPMEKLRKGIDEIGLSREGGHDFVRAIMTTDTFPKETALALETGGKRLVVAGCAKGAGMVHPNLATMLAFLTTDALVDGAFLKVALKRAADISFNMITVDGDTSPNDMAIILASGQAGNQPIVEGSPEASIFQEALEQVCIYLARSIARDGEGARHLLEVKVEGAVSLLQARKAARTIASSPLVKAMVYGADPNWGRIAAALGRSGARVEEGKLEIYLDSLCLFRGSPLAFASDEVRGILKRPEVPIRAVLNLGEASATAWGCDLTPDYVKINSEYTT comes from the coding sequence ATGAACAGCATCTTCTCTCCCCTCCCCGGCGGCTCCCTCACCTCCCCCCAGGGCTTCCTGGCGGGGGCTGTTTCCGGTGGCCTCAAGGCCTCCGGCGGCCCGGACCTGGGGCTCGTCTTCTCTCCGGCCCAATGCCAGGCGGCGGGGCTGTTTACCAGGAACCGGATAAAGGCCACGCCCGTCCTCCTCAGCCGCCGGCACCTTGCCCGGGGGAAGGCCAGGGCCATCGTCGCCAACGCCGGCTGTGCCAACGCCTGCACCGGCCCCCAGGGCCTGGAGGACGCCCAAGAGATGGCCCGGCTCACCGCCGGCAAGCTTGGTCTTGAGCCGGAGGAGGTCCTGGTGGCCAGCACCGGGGTCATCGGCCGGAGACTGCCTATGGAGAAGCTGAGAAAGGGGATAGATGAAATCGGCCTCTCCCGAGAGGGGGGCCACGACTTCGTCAGGGCCATCATGACCACTGACACCTTCCCCAAGGAGACTGCCCTTGCCCTGGAGACCGGGGGGAAAAGGCTGGTGGTGGCGGGGTGCGCCAAGGGGGCTGGGATGGTCCACCCCAACCTGGCCACCATGCTGGCCTTCCTCACCACCGATGCCCTGGTGGATGGGGCCTTCCTCAAAGTGGCCCTGAAAAGGGCCGCGGACATCTCCTTCAACATGATAACCGTGGACGGGGACACCAGCCCCAACGATATGGCGATAATCCTGGCCAGCGGCCAGGCGGGGAACCAACCCATTGTTGAGGGAAGCCCCGAGGCGTCTATCTTTCAGGAGGCCCTGGAACAGGTCTGTATCTACCTGGCCCGCAGCATCGCTCGGGACGGGGAGGGGGCAAGACACCTCCTGGAGGTAAAGGTGGAAGGGGCCGTAAGTCTGCTCCAGGCCAGGAAAGCGGCCCGGACCATCGCCTCTTCCCCCCTGGTGAAAGCCATGGTCTATGGGGCCGACCCCAATTGGGGGCGAATAGCCGCCGCCCTGGGCAGGAGCGGGGCAAGGGTGGAGGAGGGGAAGCTGGAGATATACCTGGACAGCCTCTGCCTCTTCCGGGGCAGTCCCCTCGCATTCGCCAGCGATGAAGTCCGGGGCATACTGAAAAGGCCCGAGGTCCCCATAAGGGCAGTTCTCAACCTGGGTGAGGCCTCTGCCACCGCCTGGGGCTGTGACCTCACCCCGGATTATGTCAAGATAAATAGCGAGTATACTACCTAG
- the argB gene encoding acetylglutamate kinase: MKPIVVKLGGSTLGSGDTALEDLAALQRRGLPLVVVHGGGKKVSEWLERLGIATSYERGLRVTDERAMEVIVAVLGGVVNKELVAGILARGGRAIGLSGLDGGMLLARVKDPALGRVGEIVRVDIAPLWKVLEDNYIPVLAPFGMQEDGTALNINGDTAAAETARALGAQKLIFLTDVPGVLDGEGKTMPFLSPQGAQGLTSSGVINGGMLLKVEACFRSLCSCIIIDGREPHALLNALEGRAGGTRIEGGT; the protein is encoded by the coding sequence ATGAAGCCCATCGTCGTCAAGCTGGGTGGCTCCACCCTGGGGTCAGGAGACACGGCCCTGGAGGACCTGGCCGCCCTTCAAAGGCGGGGCCTGCCCCTGGTGGTGGTCCACGGCGGGGGCAAGAAGGTGTCAGAGTGGCTGGAGAGGCTGGGTATTGCCACCAGCTATGAGAGAGGCCTCCGCGTGACCGATGAGAGGGCCATGGAGGTGATTGTCGCGGTGCTGGGAGGGGTGGTGAACAAGGAGCTGGTGGCCGGCATCCTGGCCCGGGGGGGGAGGGCCATCGGCCTCTCGGGCCTGGACGGCGGCATGCTCCTGGCCCGGGTGAAGGACCCCGCCCTGGGCCGGGTGGGGGAAATCGTCAGGGTGGACATCGCCCCCCTGTGGAAGGTGCTGGAGGACAACTACATCCCCGTGCTGGCACCCTTCGGCATGCAGGAGGATGGCACGGCCCTGAACATCAACGGGGATACCGCCGCCGCCGAGACCGCCCGGGCCCTGGGGGCCCAGAAGCTCATCTTCCTCACCGATGTCCCCGGGGTCCTGGATGGGGAGGGGAAGACAATGCCCTTCCTGTCCCCCCAGGGGGCCCAGGGCCTGACTTCATCGGGGGTCATCAACGGGGGGATGCTGCTCAAGGTGGAGGCCTGCTTCCGTTCCCTCTGCTCCTGCATTATTATAGATGGCCGGGAGCCCCATGCCCTCCTAAACGCCCTGGAGGGGAGGGCCGGGGGGACCCGCATCGAAGGGGGGACATGA
- a CDS encoding aspartate aminotransferase family protein produces MNWPELADKCIMPMASRRQAITLVRGQGVRVWDDAGKEYLDLVGGWAVCTLGHCHPVLVKAIAEQAQTLMHISNQFYSIPQTRLAELLVKNSCFAKAFFCNSGAEANEGMVKLARKYGKLKLGGAYEVITALNSFHGRTLAMVAATGQPKYQEAFTPLTPGFVHVEFNNAQAIKKAATRNTCAVMLEPIQGEGGVNIPDDGYFQEVRAFCDERGLLLMFDEVQTGLGRTGSLFAYEQLGVEPDAIALAKGLAGGFPVGAFLAKAPCAVLAPGDHASTYGGNPLACAAAIAVLNYTLERNLPQHAKEMGSHFLARLQALKGRFPFIQEARGRGLLLALQFKEDLADAVQEACTRRGLLVNRLRPSALRFMPPLIITRDEVDEGVDILEKALAEVGRK; encoded by the coding sequence ATGAACTGGCCTGAGCTGGCCGACAAATGTATCATGCCCATGGCCTCCAGGCGCCAGGCCATCACCCTGGTCCGGGGGCAGGGGGTGAGGGTATGGGACGACGCAGGGAAGGAATACCTGGACCTGGTGGGTGGCTGGGCCGTATGCACCCTGGGCCACTGCCACCCGGTGCTGGTCAAGGCCATAGCCGAGCAGGCCCAGACACTGATGCACATCTCCAACCAGTTCTACTCCATCCCCCAGACAAGGCTGGCCGAGCTCCTGGTGAAGAATAGCTGCTTTGCCAAGGCCTTCTTCTGCAACAGCGGGGCCGAGGCCAACGAGGGGATGGTGAAGCTGGCCCGGAAATACGGCAAGTTGAAGCTGGGGGGGGCCTATGAGGTCATCACCGCCCTCAACTCCTTCCACGGCCGCACCCTGGCCATGGTGGCGGCCACCGGCCAGCCAAAATACCAGGAGGCCTTCACCCCCCTCACCCCCGGCTTCGTCCATGTGGAGTTCAACAACGCCCAGGCCATCAAGAAGGCGGCAACCAGGAATACCTGTGCCGTGATGCTGGAGCCTATCCAGGGGGAAGGGGGGGTGAACATCCCCGACGATGGCTATTTCCAGGAGGTAAGGGCCTTCTGCGATGAGCGGGGGCTCTTGCTGATGTTTGATGAAGTGCAGACGGGGCTGGGGAGGACGGGAAGCCTCTTTGCCTATGAGCAGTTGGGAGTGGAGCCGGATGCCATCGCCCTGGCCAAGGGGCTGGCGGGTGGCTTCCCTGTGGGGGCCTTCCTGGCCAAGGCCCCCTGTGCTGTCCTGGCCCCCGGCGACCACGCCTCCACCTATGGCGGCAACCCCCTGGCCTGCGCCGCCGCCATCGCCGTGCTGAACTACACCCTGGAACGAAATCTTCCCCAGCACGCCAAAGAGATGGGGAGCCATTTCCTGGCCCGGCTCCAGGCCCTGAAGGGGCGCTTCCCCTTCATCCAGGAGGCCCGGGGAAGGGGGCTCCTCCTGGCCCTCCAGTTCAAAGAGGACCTGGCCGATGCTGTCCAGGAGGCCTGCACCCGCCGCGGCCTGCTGGTGAACCGCCTCCGCCCCAGCGCCCTGCGCTTCATGCCCCCCCTCATCATCACCAGGGATGAAGTGGACGAAGGGGTGGACATCCTGGAGAAGGCCCTGGCAGAAGTAGGGAGGAAATAA
- a CDS encoding argininosuccinate synthase gives MEKVVLAYSGGVDTSVAIKWLQEKHGLGVITLTLELGGEKDLSAVQEKALKLGALKAAVVDARELFVQHFVFPALRADAIYEGQYPLATALSRPLISKLLADTAREEGAKYVAHGCTGKGNDQVRFEVSLAALAPELKVIAPAREWGMGREESIHYAQKHGIPIPVTARSPYSVDANLWGRSIECGVLEDPWAEPPEEVFAWTRSPNKAPPRPLYMEITFEQGLPTALDGKEMDGVALIQRLNRVAGLHGVGRIDHIENRLVGIKSREIYEAPAATILLRAHLALEAMTLSKAQVRFKERVAQEYADLIYNGLWFTALHQDLAAYVQSTQRHVAGTVRVKLIKGNAVVVGRKSPRSLYSFALATYDKGDVFDQKAAPGFIHIWGLPAKVQAQAQLLAQPEGPLGISGGVTPLPKRKRKKEVPK, from the coding sequence ATGGAGAAAGTCGTCCTGGCATACAGCGGCGGCGTGGATACCTCGGTGGCAATCAAGTGGCTCCAGGAGAAACACGGGCTGGGGGTTATCACCCTTACCCTGGAACTGGGCGGGGAAAAGGACCTCTCTGCCGTCCAGGAGAAGGCCCTCAAGCTGGGGGCGCTCAAGGCCGCAGTGGTGGACGCCAGGGAGCTCTTCGTCCAGCACTTCGTCTTCCCCGCCCTCCGGGCCGATGCCATATACGAAGGGCAGTACCCTCTGGCCACCGCCCTTTCCCGCCCCCTGATTTCAAAGCTCCTGGCCGATACCGCGCGGGAGGAGGGGGCTAAATATGTGGCCCACGGCTGCACCGGGAAGGGAAATGACCAGGTCCGCTTTGAGGTGAGCCTGGCCGCCCTGGCCCCGGAGCTGAAGGTCATCGCCCCCGCCCGGGAATGGGGGATGGGGCGGGAGGAGTCCATCCACTATGCCCAGAAGCACGGCATCCCCATCCCGGTCACCGCCAGGAGCCCCTATTCCGTGGATGCCAATCTGTGGGGCCGGAGCATTGAGTGCGGGGTTCTGGAGGACCCCTGGGCCGAGCCGCCCGAGGAGGTCTTCGCCTGGACCCGGTCCCCCAACAAGGCCCCTCCCCGCCCCCTCTACATGGAGATAACCTTTGAACAGGGCCTCCCCACCGCTCTGGACGGGAAGGAAATGGATGGGGTGGCCCTCATCCAGCGCCTCAACCGGGTGGCGGGGCTCCACGGGGTGGGGAGGATTGACCACATAGAAAACCGCCTGGTGGGCATCAAGTCCCGCGAGATATATGAGGCCCCCGCCGCCACCATCCTCCTCCGGGCACACCTGGCCCTGGAGGCCATGACCCTCTCCAAGGCCCAGGTGCGCTTCAAGGAGAGGGTGGCCCAGGAGTATGCCGACCTCATCTACAACGGCCTCTGGTTCACTGCCCTCCACCAGGACCTGGCCGCCTATGTCCAGAGCACCCAGCGCCATGTCGCCGGGACGGTGCGGGTGAAGCTCATCAAGGGCAACGCCGTGGTTGTGGGGAGGAAGTCCCCCAGGTCCCTCTACAGCTTCGCCCTCGCCACCTATGACAAGGGGGACGTCTTTGACCAGAAGGCCGCCCCGGGCTTTATCCACATCTGGGGCCTGCCGGCGAAGGTCCAGGCCCAGGCCCAGCTCCTGGCCCAGCCCGAAGGCCCCCTGGGCATCTCGGGAGGGGTCACTCCCCTCCCTAAGAGAAAAAGAAAAAAGGAGGTGCCGAAGTGA
- the tsaA gene encoding tRNA (N6-threonylcarbamoyladenosine(37)-N6)-methyltransferase TrmO: MKRVSLRAIGTVHNAVREGRQRWGQVTSEIELLPEHAERLEGIEDFSHIHILFYLDRVSRYERGMKRFRPLDREDLPLVGAFATRSQRHPNPIGLTTVTLLERTGNTLRVKGLDALDGTPVLDIKPYSPRLDSAPGARLPQWVKTLEGER, translated from the coding sequence TTGAAGAGGGTAAGCCTTAGAGCTATCGGGACAGTCCACAACGCCGTCCGGGAGGGGAGACAGAGGTGGGGCCAGGTGACCTCGGAGATTGAGCTTCTCCCGGAGCATGCCGAGCGCCTGGAGGGGATAGAGGACTTCTCCCATATCCATATCCTCTTCTACCTGGACCGGGTAAGCCGGTATGAGAGGGGGATGAAGAGGTTCCGTCCCCTGGACCGCGAGGACCTGCCCCTGGTGGGGGCCTTTGCCACCCGCTCCCAGCGCCACCCCAACCCCATCGGCCTCACCACGGTAACGCTCCTGGAAAGAACGGGGAACACCCTCCGGGTGAAGGGGCTGGATGCCCTGGACGGCACCCCGGTGCTGGATATAAAGCCCTACTCCCCCCGCCTGGACTCCGCCCCGGGTGCCAGGCTGCCCCAATGGGTGAAGACACTGGAGGGAGAGAGATAG
- the argH gene encoding argininosuccinate lyase produces the protein MTDPRQFMASLPFDRRLYKYDIQGSIAHARMLAKQGIIAEKEAELIVMGLTSIREEIEKGTFPFRPEHEDIHMNIEARLYEKVGAVAGKLHTGRSRNDQVALDMRLFLREATGDTAQAIKDLQKALLDLAEENRGVILPGYTHLQRAQPLLLAHHLLAYFEMFQRDRGRFADGLKRTEVLPLGSGALAGVPYPVDREFLARELGFREISQNSLDAVSDRDFVLEYMAAAAIAMVHLSRLAEEIVLWSSAEFGFVEVGEEYATGSSIMPQKRNPDAAELVRGKAGRVFGHLTGFLATMKALPLSYNRDMQEDKEALFDTVDTLNSCLETMAGMLGGLRINKERMEQAAREGYILATDLADYLVMKGMPFREAHRTLKGLVAYAIKKKKGLGELDLQEYHSFSTLFEKDVLAITLESSLQARRAPGGTAPETVERALKEARKGLEAEN, from the coding sequence ATGACTGACCCACGCCAGTTCATGGCCTCCCTGCCCTTTGACCGCCGGCTGTACAAGTACGATATTCAGGGCTCTATAGCCCATGCCCGGATGCTGGCAAAACAGGGGATTATCGCGGAGAAGGAGGCCGAGCTAATAGTTATGGGCCTCACCTCCATCCGGGAGGAGATAGAGAAGGGGACCTTCCCCTTCCGCCCGGAGCACGAGGACATCCACATGAATATAGAGGCCCGTCTCTACGAAAAGGTAGGGGCGGTGGCGGGGAAGCTCCACACCGGCCGCTCCCGCAACGACCAGGTGGCCCTGGATATGCGCCTCTTCCTCCGGGAGGCCACGGGGGATACTGCCCAGGCTATAAAAGACCTCCAGAAGGCCCTGTTAGACCTGGCGGAGGAAAACAGGGGTGTCATCCTGCCGGGCTACACCCACCTCCAGCGGGCGCAGCCCCTCCTCCTGGCCCACCACCTCCTGGCCTACTTTGAGATGTTCCAGAGGGACAGGGGGCGCTTTGCCGACGGCCTGAAGAGGACCGAGGTCCTTCCCCTGGGCAGCGGGGCACTGGCGGGGGTCCCCTACCCTGTTGACCGGGAGTTCCTGGCCCGGGAGCTGGGCTTCAGGGAGATAAGCCAGAACAGCCTGGACGCCGTCTCCGACCGGGACTTCGTCCTGGAATACATGGCGGCGGCGGCCATCGCCATGGTCCACCTCTCCCGCCTGGCCGAGGAAATAGTCCTCTGGTCCTCAGCGGAGTTCGGCTTCGTGGAGGTAGGGGAAGAATATGCCACCGGCTCCAGCATCATGCCCCAGAAGCGGAACCCCGATGCCGCTGAGCTGGTCCGGGGGAAGGCGGGCAGAGTCTTCGGCCACCTCACCGGGTTCCTGGCCACCATGAAGGCCCTCCCCCTCTCCTACAACCGGGATATGCAGGAGGACAAAGAAGCCCTCTTTGATACCGTGGACACCCTCAACTCCTGCCTGGAGACTATGGCCGGGATGCTGGGGGGACTCAGGATAAATAAAGAGAGGATGGAGCAGGCTGCCCGAGAGGGCTACATCCTGGCCACCGACCTGGCGGACTACCTGGTGATGAAGGGTATGCCCTTCCGGGAGGCCCACAGGACACTAAAAGGGCTGGTGGCCTACGCTATAAAGAAGAAAAAGGGGCTGGGGGAACTGGACCTCCAGGAATACCACTCGTTCTCCACCCTCTTTGAGAAGGATGTCCTCGCCATTACCCTGGAGTCCTCCCTCCAGGCCCGCCGGGCCCCTGGGGGCACCGCCCCCGAGACGGTAGAAAGGGCCTTAAAGGAAGCCAGAAAGGGCCTTGAAGCCGAGAACTAG
- the rpmB gene encoding 50S ribosomal protein L28 has translation MKCDICGKRAMVGRNVSHSKRHTRRLFRPNIRPLRVNINGCPATIHICMRCLRTRQKLAPEKA, from the coding sequence ATGAAGTGCGATATCTGCGGCAAGAGGGCAATGGTGGGGCGGAATGTGAGCCACTCCAAGAGGCATACCCGTCGCCTCTTCCGTCCCAACATCCGCCCCCTGCGGGTCAATATCAATGGCTGTCCCGCCACCATCCACATCTGTATGAGGTGCCTGCGCACCCGGCAGAAGCTGGCCCCCGAGAAGGCCTAG
- a CDS encoding DAK2 domain-containing protein encodes MRKGNSYNGRDLLGMMEVALAWLEKSAPAVDALNVFPVPDGDTGTNMLLTLRSTLEEAARVPGEETGVMAQAMARGALMGARGNSGVIFSQIMRGIARVLGEKATFSARDFALALAEASALAYQGISRPVEGTMLTVMKDAAQAAQKAVGQNPTLTGVIEAASAAARESVARTPSLLPVLAQAGVVDAGGQGLYVILEGTLHHLRGDSLPTLMAPIVAPSIPIIVTQAEEEEAYGYCTEFLLEGEKLDLEKLRKKLEKQGQSLMVVGDEKNLRVHIHTFDPGKVLSSAVRQGVLHSIQIRNMDDQHRTYLEMRQARAPTLALATVVVVSGEGLLKVFQSLGASAIVPGGKTMNPSTRDLLSAIEAVQSDRVILLPNNPNVVLTAQQARSLAKKQVEVVPTTSIPQGVAALLALNYEAPLEANVQAMEEARQKVKTVEITRAARSCRFQKLAMKKGQPIAILDGSPVACVPSFPALIEKLLPRLGLEGAEVITIYFGADTRREQAEEIAGLLRPHFTGEMEMVDGKQPHYNYIISIE; translated from the coding sequence TTGAGAAAAGGCAACAGCTATAATGGCCGCGACCTCCTGGGGATGATGGAGGTGGCCCTGGCCTGGCTTGAAAAGAGCGCCCCGGCGGTTGATGCCCTCAATGTCTTCCCCGTGCCCGACGGCGATACCGGCACCAACATGCTCCTCACCCTCCGTTCCACACTGGAAGAGGCAGCGCGGGTCCCGGGGGAAGAGACGGGCGTGATGGCCCAGGCCATGGCCCGGGGGGCCCTGATGGGGGCCAGGGGGAACTCGGGGGTTATCTTCTCCCAGATTATGAGGGGGATAGCCAGGGTCCTGGGGGAGAAGGCCACCTTTAGTGCCCGGGACTTCGCCCTGGCCCTGGCCGAGGCCTCGGCCCTCGCCTACCAAGGCATCAGCCGGCCCGTAGAGGGGACCATGCTCACCGTTATGAAGGACGCCGCCCAGGCGGCCCAGAAAGCGGTGGGCCAGAACCCCACCCTGACCGGGGTGATCGAGGCGGCCTCGGCCGCGGCCCGGGAGTCGGTGGCCCGCACCCCCTCCCTGCTGCCCGTGCTGGCCCAGGCGGGGGTGGTGGACGCCGGAGGCCAGGGCCTCTATGTTATCCTGGAGGGAACCCTCCACCACCTGCGGGGCGATTCCCTCCCCACCCTGATGGCCCCTATCGTCGCGCCCAGCATCCCCATCATTGTCACCCAGGCGGAAGAGGAAGAGGCCTATGGCTACTGCACCGAGTTCCTCCTGGAAGGTGAAAAGCTGGACCTAGAGAAGCTCCGCAAGAAGCTGGAAAAACAGGGGCAATCGCTGATGGTGGTAGGAGATGAGAAGAACCTGCGGGTCCACATCCACACCTTTGACCCCGGGAAGGTCCTGAGCTCTGCCGTCCGTCAGGGGGTGCTCCACTCCATCCAGATAAGGAATATGGATGACCAGCACCGGACCTATCTGGAGATGCGCCAGGCCCGGGCCCCCACCCTGGCCCTGGCCACCGTAGTGGTGGTCTCGGGGGAGGGCCTGCTCAAGGTCTTCCAGAGCCTGGGGGCCTCCGCCATCGTCCCGGGGGGGAAGACCATGAACCCCAGCACCCGGGACCTCCTCTCGGCCATTGAGGCCGTCCAATCGGACCGGGTCATCCTCCTGCCCAATAACCCCAATGTTGTCCTCACCGCCCAGCAGGCCCGCTCCCTGGCCAAGAAGCAGGTAGAGGTGGTCCCCACCACCAGCATCCCCCAGGGGGTAGCCGCCCTCCTGGCCCTGAACTACGAGGCCCCCCTGGAGGCCAACGTCCAGGCCATGGAGGAGGCCCGCCAGAAGGTGAAGACAGTGGAGATTACCCGGGCAGCCCGCTCCTGCCGCTTCCAGAAGCTCGCCATGAAAAAGGGCCAGCCCATCGCCATCCTGGACGGCAGTCCGGTGGCCTGTGTCCCCAGCTTCCCTGCCCTGATAGAAAAGCTCCTCCCCCGCCTGGGGCTGGAAGGGGCTGAGGTGATAACCATCTATTTCGGGGCTGATACCAGGCGGGAGCAGGCCGAGGAAATCGCCGGGCTCCTCCGCCCCCACTTCACCGGGGAGATGGAGATGGTGGACGGGAAACAGCCCCATTATAATTACATCATCTCCATAGAGTGA
- a CDS encoding DegV family protein, which translates to MTIKVVTDSTADLPPELARRFGVEVVPLYVHFGTETRQDGVDIGPDEFYQKLVQSRQLPTTSAPSPGVFQELYSRLLKDADGIISIHISSKLSATHNSALLAKEQVPGKIEVVDSLTCSMALGLLALVAAQRAREKKGLAEIAQEIRGLAPRCHLFGLLDTLDYLVKGGRIGKAQAFLGSLLNIKPLLTVKDGEAHPLERVRTRPRAIDRLCHIVESFRSIQAMAVLSTTTPQERDGLARRLSDHYKGEIHLSSFGPVMGTYVGPGALGIAVLGEGPF; encoded by the coding sequence ATGACTATCAAAGTAGTTACCGACAGCACCGCTGACCTGCCCCCGGAGCTGGCCCGGCGCTTCGGCGTGGAGGTGGTGCCCCTCTATGTCCACTTTGGAACGGAGACCCGACAGGACGGGGTGGACATAGGCCCCGATGAGTTCTACCAGAAGCTGGTCCAGAGCCGGCAACTCCCCACCACCTCCGCTCCCTCCCCCGGGGTCTTCCAGGAGCTCTACTCCCGCCTCCTGAAGGATGCCGATGGTATAATCTCCATCCACATCTCCAGCAAGCTCAGCGCCACCCACAACTCGGCCCTCCTGGCCAAAGAGCAGGTCCCGGGGAAAATAGAGGTCGTTGACTCCCTGACCTGCTCCATGGCCCTGGGCCTCCTGGCCCTGGTGGCAGCCCAGCGGGCCCGGGAGAAAAAGGGCCTGGCGGAGATAGCCCAGGAGATAAGGGGGCTGGCCCCCCGGTGCCACCTTTTTGGCCTGCTGGACACCCTGGACTACCTGGTGAAAGGGGGCAGGATAGGCAAGGCCCAGGCCTTCCTGGGCTCCCTGCTGAACATAAAGCCCCTCCTCACCGTCAAAGACGGAGAGGCCCACCCCCTGGAGCGGGTAAGGACCAGGCCCCGGGCCATAGACCGGCTCTGCCACATAGTGGAGTCCTTCCGCTCCATCCAGGCCATGGCCGTCCTCTCTACCACCACCCCCCAGGAGAGGGACGGGCTGGCCCGGCGACTGAGCGACCATTACAAAGGAGAAATCCACCTGAGCAGTTTCGGCCCCGTGATGGGGACCTATGTAGGCCCCGGGGCCCTGGGCATCGCCGTCCTGGGAGAAGGCCCCTTTTGA